A window of Ipomoea triloba cultivar NCNSP0323 chromosome 2, ASM357664v1 contains these coding sequences:
- the LOC116003792 gene encoding uncharacterized protein LOC116003792 isoform X1, producing MEIIPSTNPSHRSRFRFENLWLRDTTSREIMIQSWVRSRGYHLIDRVERCGKALWRWGKSFARDFDKRLAYWRKRMEVTKNRQDPQGITLFREAQGQYLRTLHHQNDYWGQRAKQFWLREGDTNSAYFHSSVRRRRQNNQISKLRNEDGNWVERAEMFPGKLGRWSVRNWV from the exons ATGGAAATCATTCCTTCCACCAACCCAAGTCATAGAAGTCGGTTTCGATTTGAGAACTTATGGCTCAGAGACACCACGAGCAGAGAAATCATGATTCAAAGCTGGGTTCGGTCTAGAGGCTATCACTTAATTGATAGAGTGGAGAGGTGTGGCAAGGCACTCTGGAGATGGGGTAAGTCTTTTGCAAGGGATTTTGATAAAAGATTGGCTTACTGGAGGAAACGAATGGAGGTGACAAAAAACAGACAGGATCCTCAAGGAATTACCTTGTTTAGAGAAGCTCAGGGGCAATACCTTCGTACTCTTCACCATCAGAATGATTACTGGGGGCAACGAGCGAAGCAATTCTGGCTTCGTGAAGGAGACACTAATTCTGCTTATTTCCACAGTTCGGTCAGAAGAAGGAGGCAGAATAATCAAATATCTAAATTGCGCAACGAGGACGGGAACTGGGTGGAGAGAG CAGAAATGTTCCCGGGGAAGTTAGGGAGGTGGTCTGTGAGGAATTGGGTATGA
- the LOC116003792 gene encoding uncharacterized protein LOC116003792 isoform X2 produces the protein MEIIPSTNPSHRSRFRFENLWLRDTTSREIMIQSWVRSRGYHLIDRVERCGKALWRWGKSFARDFDKRLAYWRKRMEVTKNRQDPQGITLFREAQGQYLRTLHHQNDYWGQRAKQFWLREGDTNSAYFHSSVRRRRQNNQISKLRNEDGNWVEREMFPGKLGRWSVRNWV, from the exons ATGGAAATCATTCCTTCCACCAACCCAAGTCATAGAAGTCGGTTTCGATTTGAGAACTTATGGCTCAGAGACACCACGAGCAGAGAAATCATGATTCAAAGCTGGGTTCGGTCTAGAGGCTATCACTTAATTGATAGAGTGGAGAGGTGTGGCAAGGCACTCTGGAGATGGGGTAAGTCTTTTGCAAGGGATTTTGATAAAAGATTGGCTTACTGGAGGAAACGAATGGAGGTGACAAAAAACAGACAGGATCCTCAAGGAATTACCTTGTTTAGAGAAGCTCAGGGGCAATACCTTCGTACTCTTCACCATCAGAATGATTACTGGGGGCAACGAGCGAAGCAATTCTGGCTTCGTGAAGGAGACACTAATTCTGCTTATTTCCACAGTTCGGTCAGAAGAAGGAGGCAGAATAATCAAATATCTAAATTGCGCAACGAGGACGGGAACTGGGTGGAGAGAG AAATGTTCCCGGGGAAGTTAGGGAGGTGGTCTGTGAGGAATTGGGTATGA